The Anoxybacillus amylolyticus DNA segment ACTTTAACCGTGGTTGCACAGGCGCCATCGTCGGCTACCATCCGTTTGGCGGCTTCAACATGTCTGGCACAGACTCAAAAGCAGGTGGTCCAGACTACTTATTGCTTCATATGCAAGCGAAAACCGTATCAGAAATGTTTTAATGGAAACCCCTCTTGGCGAAACGCTAAGAGGGGTTTTGCGCGTGGAGAGAAAAATATGAACGTTAGGATAAGAGTGATAGTGGTATAATGAAGAAAGACATCCTTCATATGAATAGAAGTGAGTGGTGATGAACGATTGAGTACAAACATGTACGGATTAAAAAAGCAAACATTTTACAACCTCATTTATGTGTTTCAAAATTATGCTGACATCATTGAAAGAGTGATTTTGTTCGGATCAAGGGCAAGAGGCGATTATAAAGAAACATCGGATATTGATATTGCGATTAAGTTTAGAAGCAATAACGAGCAGCTGTACCGCATTCAAGACGATTTAGCAGAAGCAAATATCATTTATACTGTGGATGCCATAGATTATGAAAAGATCAGCAATGAAAAGCTCAAATCGTATATTGATCTCGAAGGAAAGACCATTTTTTTAACGAATGAACGCGGGGAGGCAGTCGTGACGATGAATAAAATCATTGATAAACTATTTGACTTTGAAAAAGCATTACATAAACTGCATCAAAGCATCGCGCGTGATGTGGCAAAAGACGACTTAGTTCTTGACGCGACAATTCAACGATTTGAGTTTACGTACGAACTAGCATGGAAATGGATGAAAAGCTACTTAGAATATAACGGAAACAACGAAGTCACAAGTCCGCGAAAAACGATCAAACAAGCGTTTAAAGAAGGGCTTATTCAAGATGGAGAAGCGTGGATTCAACTGTTAGAAGACCGAAATAGAACATCACATACATACGACGAACAAATAGCGATGGAAATTTATGAACATGTTCGTCAGCGCTATGTTCATTTATTTGATCAGTTATTAGTAGAGATGAAAAAACGAGTTCGCGAATTGGAAGGATAGGGAAGAACAAGTGAAAAAATTTTTAGTAGAGGTTTTGCTGTCATTTGTCACGTTTGCCCTTTCCCTCTCATTACTTAGCACTTTTTCTTTCTTTGTTGCCATTTTTCCAATTGTAGTACTAGCTGTTCCGTTTATATGTGCAGTAACAGAAGCGTTTGTTTCTTTTTTTGATAAAAAATGGGGATTGAAATGGGATTGGGCGGTTGTTTTGGGGATCGCAACGATTACGTCGTTTCCTTTTTATCCTTCTTTTGTTTTTGTAGCCTCGATTTATATGGGGGCACTGGGATATTATGCAGGGAGAAGACTATGTGCTCGATTACATTAGAGGCAATGTAGGTGTGTTCGGGATTATTTAATCCATTTTTGCAAGTGATGTTATGTTTGATAGAGAGAATGATAAATGAAAGAAGTATATGAATCGAATTTCATAGAGAGGGAAATGCCCTCTCTATGAAAACAACCGATTTCTCATTTTGAAAAGTTCTCGCTCCGTCATTGTTGTTTTATGAACGGTGAAATCAAGGTCAAGTTGGAGATTGTTAAGACGCTCGTTGAGTTGTTCATAGTGGGAGTCAATTTTTTCGTTTAGTGCGTGGATTTCTTGCTTCATTGCTGTCATTTCACCGCGCATATGATGCACGTCCATCGTTAAAGCTTCAAGCTTTGCGTCTGTTTCTTCTTGGCGATGGAGTAGAGCATTGACTAGATCGTAAAGCTCTTTTTGTCCATTTTTTAATGCTTCCTGTTCTTCTCGAATCGCTTTTTGTTCTTCGCGAATGTCCTGCAATTCTTTTTGGATGTCTGTGACGACGTGTAAAATTTTCTCCAACAATTGCTCGCTCATCTTCTCACCTCCTTTGCACACAACCATATTATAACATCATTCGACAAAAAAAGGGGGATAAAAAATCCCCCTACACCTCTACATCGATAAATTGAAACGATGAGACGTCAAATAAGCCTTGGTCAGTCAATTTGAGTTCTGGAATGACTGGCAACGCTAAAAAAGCGAGCGTAATAAACGGATTAAATTCGTCCGATGCTCCGAGTGTGGACAAGGCATGGTGAATACTTTGTAAACGTTGCAACACGTCTTCGTAATTTTTCACCGTCATAAGCCCTCCGATTTCAAGGGACAAATCCGCTAAAACGTCGCCGTTTTTCACAACGACAAGCCCGCCGTTCATTTTTCTCACGTGTTCAATGGCAACAATAATGTCGTTATCGTTCGTTCCGGTAGCGATGATGTTATGTGAGTCATGCGCAATCGATGACGCAATGGCCCCTTTTTTCAACTGAAAGCCGTTGACGATGCCAACACCGACTCCAAGCCCACGGTGACGTTCGACGACAACAAGTTTTAGTAAATCTTGCTCGATCGACGGTTGAAAGACGCCGTTTTCGACATGCACTTCTGTAATGAGCCGTTTCGTATGCAAATGATTTGGAATAATTTGAATGACATTTGCTTGATTTCCGCGTGTGAACGGAATTTGCACATTTTCTTTTGTTATCTTTTTTGTATGAACCGACTGTATAATCGTTTTGTCGATCGAAGTGGCTTTTGTGACAGAACATGTAACGCGTCCGTTTTCCGCAACGAGCGCTCCCTTTTTGAAGACGTGCGTAATGGAAAACGAATGCAAATCTTCCACAAGCAAAAAGTCCGCATCATATCCAGGGGCGATCGCGCCTTTCGTATATAGGCGATAACATTCTGCGGCGTTTAATGTCGCCATTTGAATCGCTGTTATCGGCTCTATACCAGCTTGAATCGCGAGGCGAATATGATGATCGACGCTTCCTTCGGTGACAAGTTCGTCAATATGCTTATCGTCTGTGCAAAATAAAAAGCGACGTGCGTTATACGTATGGACTGCCGGGAGTAGTTTGTGCAAATCTTTTGCAACGGACCCTTCCCGAATTAAAACGTACATGCCACGTTGAACGCGAGCTAGCGCTTCGTCTACTGTGACACACTCGTGATCGGTATGAACATTGGCGCTTCGGTACACGTTAACGGCTGTTTCATCAAGACCAGCTAAATGTCCGTCGATTAGTTTATTTGCTTCCATCGCAGCGATTAGTTTAGCGAGCATATGTTGTTTTCCTTCCAAAAGCGACGGGTAGTCCATCACTTCCGCAAGCCCAAGCACGCGCGGATGCGAAAAAAACGGTGCTAACTGTTCGGCATGAAGCGTCGCACCAGCATGTTCAAAAGCAGTTGCAGGCACGCACGATGGCAACATGACATATACATCGAGCGGAGTGTGCTCAGAATCATTAAGCATGAACTCGATTCCTCTCGTTCCAGCAACGTTTGCAATTTCGTGCGGATCGGTAATGACGGTTGTGACGCCGTGCGGAACGACAACGCGAGCAAATTCGCTCGGTGTAACCATCGATGATTCAATGTGGACGTGTCCGTCAATTAGCCCAGGGCAAACGTATTTCCCTTTGGCGTCAATGACGGTATGACCGTCATATGCACCGATACCGACGATTTTTCCATCTGCAATCGCGATATCTGCCTGCATAATTTCGTGTGTAAAGACGTTGACAATTTTTCCGTTTTTGACGACAACATCGGCTAGTTGCCGTTTGGAAGCTACGGCAAGCTGCTTCATCGTGTGCTCCTCCTCTTGTTGACAACTCGGCACGAGGAGAATTTCCTCGTAGTCAAACGATTTACGGTCGTTTGGTAGAAACTTTCGAACCATATTCCCGAAATTATACGAGTTGTTAGTGAACGAAATTTTTTTTATTGTATGCCTATATGAGCGTTTCGTCAAACATTTTTCAACTCGTTCATGGCAAATGTTGCTTCATTCAACGAAAGTTTGGTATCATCATAGTATTGCAAAGGTCGACAATATCGGAGGTGAAAGGAATGTCAAGAATTTCAATCGAGCAAGTGAAACACGTGGCGCATTTAGCGCGATTAGCGATCACGGAAGAAGAGGCAGAAATGTTCACGAAACAACTAGATGCGATTATTACGTTTGCGGAGCAATTAAACGAACTAGACACCGAAAACGTTCCGCCAACGTCGCACGTATTAAACATGAAAAATGTCATGCGCGACGATGTGCCAACAGCGGGGCTTCCGCTAGAAGAAGTGTTGAAAAACGCACCAGATCAACAAGACGGCCAGTTCCGCGTACCAGCGATTTTAGAATAAGGGGGGAAAACGATGTCACTGTTTGATTATAAACTATCGGAATTACACGGGATGTTACATAAAAAGGAAATCTGCGTATCCGATTTAGTGGACGAATCATTTAAACGGATCGCGGAAGTAGACGAGAAAGTACAAGCGTTTTTAACGTTAAACGAAGAGCAAGCGCGCGTGAAAGCGAAAGAATTAGATGAAAAGTTAGCGACTGAAACCGAATTCGGCTTGTTGTTTGGCATGCCGATCGGCATTAAAGACAATATTGTTACGAAAGGGTTGCGCACGACATGCGCAAGCAAAATTCTTTATAATTTTGACCCGATTTATGATGCGACGGTGATGCAACGTTTGCATGAAGCAGACGCCATTACGATCGGAAAATTAAACATGGACGAATTTGCGATGGGGTCTTCGACAGAAAACTCCGGCTTCCAATTAACGCGCAACCCGTGGGATTTAGAGCGCGTTCCGGGCGGTTCAAGCGGCGGTTCGGCAGCGGCAGTCGCGGCAGGAGAAGTGCCATTTGCGCTCGGTTCGGATACGGGCGGCTCGATTCGTCAACCAGCTGCGTTTTGCGGTGTCGTTGGCTTAAAACCGACGTATGGCCGTGTATCGCGCTATGGGCTTGTCGCATTTGCCTCCTCGCTTGACCAAATCGGCCCAATTACACGGACGGTAGAAGATAACGCATATGTACTACAAGTCATTTCCGGTTTAGATCCGATGGATTCTACATCCGCGAATGTTGACGTACCAGACTACGTTTCTGCCTTAACAGGCGACATTCAAGGGCTAAAAATTGCCGTTCCGAAAGAATATTTAGGCGAAGGGGTATCTGAAGAAGTGCGCCAATCGGTGCTTGATGCCCTAAAAGTATTAGAAAGCTTAGGCGCAACATGGGAAGAAGTATCGCTCCCTCATTCGAAATACGCGCTTGCGACGTATTATTTATTAGCGTCTTCAGAAGCATCGGCAAACCTTGCTCGCTTTGACGGTGTTCGCTATGGCTATCGGACAGATAATGCGAAAAACTTGATTGACATGTATAAACAAACGCGCAGCGAAGGATTCGGCAACGAAGTGAAGCGCCGTATTATGCTCGGGACGTTCGTGCTAAGCTCCGGCTATTATGACGCATATTACAAAAAAGCGCAAAAAGTGCGGACGCTCATTAAACAAGATTTTGAGAACGTCTTTGAAAAATATGATGTGATTATCGGACCGACGACGCCGACGCCAGCGTTTAAAATCGGCGAAAAAACGAGCGATCCATTAACGATGTACGCGAACGACATTTTAACGATTCCAGTCAACCTTGCGGGTGTTCCAGGCATCTCAGTGCCGTGCGGATTTGTCAACGGTTTGCCAGTCGGTCTGCAAATTATCGGCAAACATTTCGATGAAAGTACGGTTTACCGCGTCGCACACGCGTTTGAACAAGCGACAAACTATCATAAACAAAAACCGACATTGTAAGGGGGGAGATCACGATGAATTTTGAAATCGTCATCGGACTTGAAGTTCACGTTGAGCTGAAAACAAAATCGAAAATTTTCTCAAGCAGCCCAAACGCATTCGGAGCGCCCCCAAACACACAAACGAGCGTCATTGACTTAGGGTATCCAGGCGTTCTTCCGGTGTTAAACAAACAAGCGGTTGAATATGCGATGAAAGCGGCGATGGCATTAAACTGCGAAATCGCGACGGAAACGAAATTTGACCGGAAAAACTACTTTTATCCGGACAATCCCAAAGCGTATCAAATTTCACAATACGACCAACCGATTGGACAAAACGGCTGGATTGAAATTGAAGTGAACGGCAAAAAGAAAAAAATTGGCATTACGCGCATTCATTTAGAAGAAGATGCAGGAAAACTGACGCATACAGGGGACGGCTATTCGTTAGTCGACTTTAACCGTCAAGGCACGCCACTGATTGAAATTGTATCGGAACCGGACATTCGCTCGCCAGAAGAAGCGTATGCGTATTTAGAAAAATTAAAGTCGATCATTCAATATACAGGCGTATCGGATTGCAAAATGGAAGAAGGCTCGCTTCGTTGTGACGCAAACATTTCCCTTCGTCCAATTGGTTCAGACAAATTCGGCACAAAAACGGAGTTGAAAAACTTAAACTCGTTTAACTTCGTTCGCCAAGGACTTGAGTACGAAGCGAAACGCCAAGAGAAAATTTTGTTGTCTGGCGGCGTCATCCAACAAGAAACACGCCGTTTCGATGAAGCGACAAAAACGACGATTTTAATGCGCACAAAAGAAGGTTCAGAAGACTATCGCTACTTCCCAGAGCCGGATTTAGTCATGCTCTATATCGATGAGGAATGGAAAGAACGCGTTCGCGCTTCCCTCCCAGAGCTTCCAGATGCGCGGCAAAAACGATACGTAGAAGAGCTCGGGTTGCCGGAGTATGATGCGAAAGTACTAACGCTCACAAAAGAAATGGCGGACTTTTTCGAAGCAACGGTTGCGAACGGCGCCGATCCAAAATTGGCTTCCAACTGGTTGATGGTTGAAGTGTCCGGTTACTTAAATGCGGAACAAAAAGAATTGCACGACATCGCGTTAACACCGGAAAGCTTAGCTGGTATGATTAAACTCATTCAAAACGGCACGATTTCATCGAAAATCGCGAAAAAAATCTTTAAAGAGTTGGTCGAAAAAGGCGGCGATCCGGAACAAATCGTCAAAGATCAAGGGCTTGTGCAAATTTCTGACGAAGCAACGTTGCGCAACATTGTGCTCGAAGTGCTCGATGCGAATCCGCAATCGGTCGAAGACTTCAAAAACGGAAAAGACCGTGCGATCGGCTTCTTAGTCGGCCAAATTATGAAAGCGACAAAAGGACAAGCAAACCCACCGCTTGTGAATAAGCTATTGCTTGAGGAAATAAATAAGCGATAATAAACAACCCCTCGCGGCACTTGCTCGCGGGGGTTTTTAAAATCACATAAACACTTTCTGTAACTCAATGGAACAGTTGGGAAATATATAAGGGTGAATAGTTTCATCTTTGTAATGCATACGAATTTGACGAAAATGCCCATCTTGCAAAGCATATATTTCAACTGTTTCATGAATCGGATCGACAATCCAGTACTCTTTAACACCAGCCCGTTCGTAGCTATGAAATTTTGTAATGCGGTCATGCTTGGCGGTAGATGGGGAGAGAATTTCTACGATTAAATCTGGCGCTCCATAAATTCGTTCATCACCGATTTTTTGTTTGTCACAAACAATGATTAAATCGGGAATATACCAATCTTTAATGTCATGAAGGGGAGTATCTTTTGTTGCGAATAGGCATACATCGATTGGTGCAACAAATACTTCACACGAGGAATGCTGTAAAAAGTCGAAAAACAGTGCTGACAAAGCGGTAACAATACGTTGGTGTCTTGGCGTAGGTGAAGGAGTCATAAATAAGATACCATCAATTCCTTCATATCGTTTTTCCTCATGCAAGTTTGCGTAATCCGCATATGTCCACGGACGTTTTTCATTTGGCAACGACATACTGTTTCCCTCCTTGTGTTTTCATTGTATCGTATTTTTTTAAAGAAAAAAAGGCGGCACGAGTGCCACTAGGTCGTTCACCATTTCTTGCCGAAGAACAGCAACAAGAACTAAGACAAGTTGTGTTAACCACCACGCCCGTTGATGTCGGTTGGGGCAATTCTTCATCATGGAACACACGGATATTGCAATCCTACATTCAACAAACATATGGCGTTTCGATGTCACGTGAAGGCATTCGCAAGTTGTTGCATCGTCTTCGTTTATCATGGACACGTCCGACTTACAAGCTGGTGAAAGGTGACCCAGAGCGTCAAGCTGCTTTTCAAAAGGAGCTCGAATTTATAAAAAAAACTAATCACCGAGAACGTCACCATGTTTTATGTGGACGAGACACATGTTCGTGCCTATCAAGCGCTTCGTACGACATGGGCAGAAGTAGGCACCAAAAACAGGTGCCAAGCTACGGTCACCACGCTCACGTTTCGATTTTCGGTGCAGCCGACGTCCAACAAGGCGATGTCGTGTTTCAGCATCATCAGTCAATGCTGAGACGTTCCTAGACTTTTTGCACCTGTTGAAAGGGAAATATTCGGATCGTTTTATCGTGCTTGTGTTGGACAATGGGCGTATTCATCATGCCAACATGGTGCAAGCATTTCTCGATGGTGAAGAAGGCAGCGCCTCTCACTTTAATTTTCTGCCACCGTATTCCCCACATTTGAATCCAATTGAACGGTTGTGGAAGTGGTTGAAAGATGAAGTCATCGCCAACGTCTTGCATAAAGATCAAAACGACATTGCTCAGTCTATTACTCGGTTTGAACAATACGTCTTACAGCACGCAGATGAAGTGTTACGCCGCGTTGGGTGTGCTGTTGTAAATCAGAGGTTAGGATGTCAATTTAGATGTATACAGAAAGATTTT contains these protein-coding regions:
- a CDS encoding HI0074 family nucleotidyltransferase substrate-binding subunit; the encoded protein is MYGLKKQTFYNLIYVFQNYADIIERVILFGSRARGDYKETSDIDIAIKFRSNNEQLYRIQDDLAEANIIYTVDAIDYEKISNEKLKSYIDLEGKTIFLTNERGEAVVTMNKIIDKLFDFEKALHKLHQSIARDVAKDDLVLDATIQRFEFTYELAWKWMKSYLEYNGNNEVTSPRKTIKQAFKEGLIQDGEAWIQLLEDRNRTSHTYDEQIAMEIYEHVRQRYVHLFDQLLVEMKKRVRELEG
- a CDS encoding coiled-coil domain-containing protein, with the translated sequence MVVCKGGEKMSEQLLEKILHVVTDIQKELQDIREEQKAIREEQEALKNGQKELYDLVNALLHRQEETDAKLEALTMDVHHMRGEMTAMKQEIHALNEKIDSHYEQLNERLNNLQLDLDFTVHKTTMTERELFKMRNRLFS
- the ade gene encoding adenine deaminase — its product is MKQLAVASKRQLADVVVKNGKIVNVFTHEIMQADIAIADGKIVGIGAYDGHTVIDAKGKYVCPGLIDGHVHIESSMVTPSEFARVVVPHGVTTVITDPHEIANVAGTRGIEFMLNDSEHTPLDVYVMLPSCVPATAFEHAGATLHAEQLAPFFSHPRVLGLAEVMDYPSLLEGKQHMLAKLIAAMEANKLIDGHLAGLDETAVNVYRSANVHTDHECVTVDEALARVQRGMYVLIREGSVAKDLHKLLPAVHTYNARRFLFCTDDKHIDELVTEGSVDHHIRLAIQAGIEPITAIQMATLNAAECYRLYTKGAIAPGYDADFLLVEDLHSFSITHVFKKGALVAENGRVTCSVTKATSIDKTIIQSVHTKKITKENVQIPFTRGNQANVIQIIPNHLHTKRLITEVHVENGVFQPSIEQDLLKLVVVERHRGLGVGVGIVNGFQLKKGAIASSIAHDSHNIIATGTNDNDIIVAIEHVRKMNGGLVVVKNGDVLADLSLEIGGLMTVKNYEDVLQRLQSIHHALSTLGASDEFNPFITLAFLALPVIPELKLTDQGLFDVSSFQFIDVEV
- the gatC gene encoding Asp-tRNA(Asn)/Glu-tRNA(Gln) amidotransferase subunit GatC is translated as MSRISIEQVKHVAHLARLAITEEEAEMFTKQLDAIITFAEQLNELDTENVPPTSHVLNMKNVMRDDVPTAGLPLEEVLKNAPDQQDGQFRVPAILE
- the gatA gene encoding Asp-tRNA(Asn)/Glu-tRNA(Gln) amidotransferase subunit GatA, encoding MSLFDYKLSELHGMLHKKEICVSDLVDESFKRIAEVDEKVQAFLTLNEEQARVKAKELDEKLATETEFGLLFGMPIGIKDNIVTKGLRTTCASKILYNFDPIYDATVMQRLHEADAITIGKLNMDEFAMGSSTENSGFQLTRNPWDLERVPGGSSGGSAAAVAAGEVPFALGSDTGGSIRQPAAFCGVVGLKPTYGRVSRYGLVAFASSLDQIGPITRTVEDNAYVLQVISGLDPMDSTSANVDVPDYVSALTGDIQGLKIAVPKEYLGEGVSEEVRQSVLDALKVLESLGATWEEVSLPHSKYALATYYLLASSEASANLARFDGVRYGYRTDNAKNLIDMYKQTRSEGFGNEVKRRIMLGTFVLSSGYYDAYYKKAQKVRTLIKQDFENVFEKYDVIIGPTTPTPAFKIGEKTSDPLTMYANDILTIPVNLAGVPGISVPCGFVNGLPVGLQIIGKHFDESTVYRVAHAFEQATNYHKQKPTL
- the gatB gene encoding Asp-tRNA(Asn)/Glu-tRNA(Gln) amidotransferase subunit GatB; this encodes MNFEIVIGLEVHVELKTKSKIFSSSPNAFGAPPNTQTSVIDLGYPGVLPVLNKQAVEYAMKAAMALNCEIATETKFDRKNYFYPDNPKAYQISQYDQPIGQNGWIEIEVNGKKKKIGITRIHLEEDAGKLTHTGDGYSLVDFNRQGTPLIEIVSEPDIRSPEEAYAYLEKLKSIIQYTGVSDCKMEEGSLRCDANISLRPIGSDKFGTKTELKNLNSFNFVRQGLEYEAKRQEKILLSGGVIQQETRRFDEATKTTILMRTKEGSEDYRYFPEPDLVMLYIDEEWKERVRASLPELPDARQKRYVEELGLPEYDAKVLTLTKEMADFFEATVANGADPKLASNWLMVEVSGYLNAEQKELHDIALTPESLAGMIKLIQNGTISSKIAKKIFKELVEKGGDPEQIVKDQGLVQISDEATLRNIVLEVLDANPQSVEDFKNGKDRAIGFLVGQIMKATKGQANPPLVNKLLLEEINKR
- a CDS encoding Uma2 family endonuclease, translated to MSLPNEKRPWTYADYANLHEEKRYEGIDGILFMTPSPTPRHQRIVTALSALFFDFLQHSSCEVFVAPIDVCLFATKDTPLHDIKDWYIPDLIIVCDKQKIGDERIYGAPDLIVEILSPSTAKHDRITKFHSYERAGVKEYWIVDPIHETVEIYALQDGHFRQIRMHYKDETIHPYIFPNCSIELQKVFM
- a CDS encoding winged helix-turn-helix domain-containing protein, encoding MPLGRSPFLAEEQQQELRQVVLTTTPVDVGWGNSSSWNTRILQSYIQQTYGVSMSREGIRKLLHRLRLSWTRPTYKLVKGDPERQAAFQKELEFIKKTNHRERHHVLCGRDTCSCLSSASYDMGRSRHQKQVPSYGHHAHVSIFGAADVQQGDVVFQHHQSMLRRS
- a CDS encoding transposase, with the protein product MKGKYSDRFIVLVLDNGRIHHANMVQAFLDGEEGSASHFNFLPPYSPHLNPIERLWKWLKDEVIANVLHKDQNDIAQSITRFEQYVLQHADEVLRRVGCAVVNQRLGCQFRCIQKDF